The window TGAAATCTTACAAAAATAACTGATATTGAAAAAGATTAAAGAATTTACATATGTGGAAAATGACACAGGTTTCTTATTTTATATAAAGTAAACAAAAACAACCTGAAAAATCACAGATTTTGTACATATGCATATCCAAGAATGACATTTTGAActatataaaaacaataaaaaagaaaaatcaagaaCTTCGAAAAAGAACGCTGCGCATCATATCCTTGAACTCAGAGAAATCAACGCGTCCATCATGATTCCGATCAACTGAACAAATCATTTGCTGGACTCTGTCTATCTCCGTCGCTTCAGGCATTCCCAATTTGCTCAACACCACCTGTAATTCATGTGCCGATATGAATCCATCCCCGTCTTCGTCAAAAACCTTGAACGCCTCCGTCAGATCCGACTCTTCTTGCTCAATCCCGTCTTCGGTCGCTTGTTCGTAACCGAAGAAGGCGGCGTCAAGCGATTGATGCAATGCTACGAAATCTTCAAAATCTAGGCCGTCTTCCCCGGCCCTAATGTGACCTCTGATTGTGGATTCTAGCTCCTTGAAGTCTGCATCCAGCCCCAGAAGGCTAAGCGCTTGGCTCAGATCTTCCACAGTTATCGTTCCGTCCCCATTTTTATCGAACAGATAGAAAATGCGGCGGAGACGCAAGGAATTCAGGCTTGGGCTTCGGAGGCGGAAAGAGGAGGATGAAGATGAAATTCTGTTAAGTACTGCTGTCTTGATTGCAGAGGGGGctactgctgctgctgctgcttcaACTTCCATGGTCGTCTTATATATTCTCGTTGTTGCAGCAGCTAGCCGGAGAGATAAGTACTTGAGGCGGTTCGGAGAGGCACAGGTATGAATGAATATGGATGATGGAAACAATTGCTCTAACTTTTTATACAATTTCTCTCATTCTTTTTTTGGATAATATATGAGATCAAGAGTGCTTCGTGGGTTTCACAAACTTTGACCTCTAATTTATTCATATGATTCCTTCAAAATTAGTGGGTTTGACTTTTATTTAACCTTACACGCCTTTGAATTATTATTTCTTTCTATTTATTaatgataaattttatatttcaatattCTAATCTCTATGTATATTGTATAATGAAGGAAGCAAATtggtgtgattatggatattcttaccaacttttgctttgcttctggTCAAAAGCTTAACATCAAAAGTCTATGATGTTGTGCTATAATAATATGGACCAAAGAGTCTGTAAGAAAATGAGTGAGATTTCCGATATCCCTCTAACCAAGGCTTTTGGTAACTATCTGGGGATTTctctccatagtgatagagtttcgaaagcttcttttaaagatatctttgataaaactaataagaagtgtgctaattggaaagctaaatcccTTTCTCTGGTGAGACGGCTTACCTTGATCCAATCGGTGAactgtgctgctcccaatcacttAATGCAAGCTTGTAAGCTGCCGGAACCTGTTCTTAATGgccttgataaaatcaatcgtcgGTTCCTGTGGGGGAACTCGGAAGAGGGGAATAAAGTTCATCTGATTCCTTGGAAGGAAGTCTGCCAACCTAAAGATATGGGAGGTTTAGGGATTAGACAAGCTagagacaataataaagttcagttaatgaaacttctttggagaatgtggcaatccctgTCGGCTCTATGGGTTCGGTTATTGTGTGGTAAATACAGAAAAGATAAGGTTTTTGGGGGCCCAAAAGAGAGAGCTCTCAATTGTTCCTTGGAACGACACCTGGCTGGGGATGAAGCGTTTATTAGAGGTGTGTACTTCGCCACCGCCTCTGGAGATTCGTAATTGGagtattgctgatgtggtggactcggcgggtgattggatttggtcgaATTTTGAGGCCTACCTAAATCTGGAAACGCTCCTGAAGATTAGGGGAGTTAAAGTGAGCAGTAAGGAGGAAGATGGGGATAttcactgttggtcccttacgaATAACGGGGTCTATTCTTGTAAATCAGCGTTTGAGGCGTTCTATATCAACTTGGATTCTCCTCCTTCAGTCGCTTGGAAGAACATTTGGGCCTTGAAGGTTCCCtatcgcattaggagtttccagTGGCTTGGTGCTAAAGACAGGTTGCTTACGAACATGGAAAGGAAAAGATGCCATTTAGTGGAGGCTGATacttgtagtagatgcagagtcCAGACTGAAACTAcctgccatgctcttagagattgtgtGAAGAGCATAAATGTGTGGAGGGAAATTCTTCCGGGTCATTTGCTACCTAATTTCTTGGCCTATCCTGGTCATGATTGGTTTATAGATGGAGTTAAGGGTTTGTTATTGCCTGAGCTGGAGCGTGGTGCTATTCTCTTTGTCGATGTCTGTCACCAGCTTTGGCAGTGGAGGAATATTGATATCTTTGGAGAAGGAGCAATTATCTTTCCTAATTTACTTGTTTTTTCTCAAACAAAATTAATACTATTATGAAGAACTTTAAGGAGGAGAGTTTATCTAACACTAGCCAGAGGAATATGGTTCATTTTATTGGGTTGGAGCAGACTTGGTGAAGGGACTGTGAAGTTAAATACTGATAGCTCCTGTCTGTCGGATGGCAGGATTGCGATTGGTGGGGTCTTGAGAGACGCTGGTGGTgcttgggtgtctggctttgctCAGAACCTAGGAGTGGGTTCTTCCTTCACTGCTGAGCTCTGGGAAATCTTCTCTGGGCTTAGGCTCGCCAAAAGTCTGGGTTTAAAAAGTCTACTTGTCGAATCTGACAACCTAGAAGCAGTTAAAATTATCTCTGAAAATAAAGCTTTATGTTTGAGTAGCCAATTATGTTCTTCCTTCGACTCCATCAACTTTGGACATGTCTTCAAGGAGTAGAACAGGGTTGCTGAccgccttgctgctgagggccaTGTGAGGATGTTAGGAGTCTCTACATTCTCGTCGCCTCCGGACTTCCTTTTTTCTATGCTTTCTGATGATCGAGTTAGggttagctttcccaggctaatcccgggttagttttttggttgttttctttgtttttttctttcctttgcctacaaaaaaaaaataactctcATAAACTACCATTCAACTTCTAAATCTATATATAACGATAGAGatggggtgtcacttcctcattttttttactgataaaaaatataatataatataatataatatataatatattaattttaattatattattatatttatctataaaacgattatttaaagtaaatataaaaataaaataataatatttaatttatatagcacctttatatcattaattgtaattattagattatattttttgttaatatttatatgttaagatgaatccgtgcatcgcacggacCAAAAACTAGTTTAATATAAAAGCTTAATTGTACATCGCtcgcataaaatgttcaattaacCTCTTaaacttacgtaaaatataattaattaatctttCGGTTGCAAAATAAGTAAGTTGCATGTGGAAAATGTGTTGCACAtaccttagaatgttattacataattcacataataaatttaaaaaaaaaaagctcttACTTTCTCAAAGGTAAAACTTATCCTttttaatattagaatcgcatatccaaccttggtcgttttactttttttaagatgcgtgcaataCATATTccatatttaacttacttttttgtaaCTGAATGATTAATTGAGAGTT is drawn from Euphorbia lathyris chromosome 9, ddEupLath1.1, whole genome shotgun sequence and contains these coding sequences:
- the LOC136205327 gene encoding probable calcium-binding protein CML43, yielding MEVEAAAAAVAPSAIKTAVLNRISSSSSSFRLRSPSLNSLRLRRIFYLFDKNGDGTITVEDLSQALSLLGLDADFKELESTIRGHIRAGEDGLDFEDFVALHQSLDAAFFGYEQATEDGIEQEESDLTEAFKVFDEDGDGFISAHELQVVLSKLGMPEATEIDRVQQMICSVDRNHDGRVDFSEFKDMMRSVLFRSS